One Rhea pennata isolate bPtePen1 chromosome 15, bPtePen1.pri, whole genome shotgun sequence genomic window, TAatcaagtatttcaaaatgaaccCAAACTAGGAAAGAGTCAAAGACCCTGAAATGAAGGCGAGAAGAgagaagggggtgggggggattGAGAGAGGAAGAGCTAAGATTATCTTCTGGTCTTCAGGTGAAACATTTACAGATTCCAAAGTTTCTGAAGATAGGAGACCAGTTTTCCTCCTGTCCATTCCAGTAAGATGTCTGTGCCTATCATCATCTTTCCTGACAGGAAAAACAAGGTCTGAGATGAACCAGGTTGCATTTTGCAGGTTCCTGGTATGGAAAGCAAAGACAGTAATTTATACTTCCAGTTTTGATTGGTTGCTTTCAGGATGTTCCTGTCTGTCTCTTGCGAGGTATCATGAAGGATGACCGAATAGGAACGTACTCAGCTCTGCAGTCTCAGGGCATTCAGTGTGGTACTAATGCATCATCTGAGGCACTAACGAGCATGTCACATTGGTGTGTGAAGGAGGATAGATGTCCCTCCAGTGCAGGAATCTGAGTGATGTTCAGAGGAGACAGCCTCCCAGATCTGTACTCTCTCGTGAGTCATGGCCTTATTAGACCGAATGCAAGTCTGTCATTCGCTGTCTTCTGGAGAAGATAAACCTGCTCAGCTGAAGTCAAATCCATCACTGCCACGCATGACAAAATAAGGTCACAATAATTatctctaaggaaaaaaaacaaatcgCTGAAAATGATCCTTAGCTTTATCTCACAGATCTTATGTTTTTAGTTCCATCTTCTTAtcttttacctctttttttgaGCTGTCATGTTTGACTTCACCACCACCATGAAGGTTattcttgctgcttctctgaaatTCAGCTCAAATCATTTTTCTCCAGGTGGATACGATTCTCTTACAAACCCaagttttttccctttgctttttgcACATTTTGATTTGTCTGTTCTGAGGTTTTTCCTTCATCTGATCTCTGATTTCATACTAGATATCTTTCAAATCTAATCGGTATTGttgaattcattttattttcctatagCCATgagttctttctctctccaatttttttctttttattgtatgTCTTTTCCTGTCCTCTTCTAACTCTTATGAATAGACTGTAAatctaaaaatctgtttattgaCATCTGTCATTAGGGTTTCACCTAACCACAGATGTTGCAACCAAATACATGTTTCTGCTACTTCATTAGACTGTTCAACCACCTTCAGTAGGGAAGGTAATGGCTGAAACATGCACAGAAGCAAGGCTTAGGTTGGCCTTATGTTCACAGGTCTGGCTATTTCTGGAAGATTACACCATTTTGGAATGTAAAAGCATGAAGGAAAAtagggagggggaaggagaatCAGTTTTAGGATGTTCAGAACTGATTGAATTTTTGTCTGGTTGGTctcatttttccaaaagcaatttttagCCAATAACTTGAGTTATTATTCTTCATGAATCATGCAAGTAGTCACAATTTCTTCAATGAGTGCTTAGATTATAGTAATATAAAATGTGCACAAACtgaacagtgatttttttttttttttacctagactttttttctttaagtcacTTGGTGTATGACTTCTAAAAACAGGAAAGTCTTTCATCTTAAGGAGAATAATGGCCTATAAAACATAAAGgtaatttcttcatatttatgaatcctttcccttccacccaTCATGAATACCGTTCTTAATGaatgttctttctccttcatgGAGGTATTATAAGCAACTATATCCCCAGATTTTAATGATCTGATAATGTAATAAATGCCATATACTTCATTCCCAAGTTACTGACTACCCACACTCCTGAGGACTAAATACTTAATCCCATGGACAATGTTTTCCCAGTTGCGTGGAACTTGTAGTGAATGTGGGATACTCCTTAGACATTATGTGAACACAAAAACTCCAGTCTGCTTCAGAATAGACCCTAAAAGAGTTTGTGGAACCCAAATGTTCTCTGCAGTCCAAGCTTTCTGTTTCGGTCACATACAGGTTGCTTAGGGCCTTCTAGCCATTTAGACTTACATAGCACCTCTGTTCCTATTTTGCAGCACAAAGATGGCTTAAAAAACATATTGCAAATTAGAAAGGacttaatgaaaataagaattcaGGTCCTGAACACTGATCTGAAAGGAATATTAATCCCTTCTGAGATTTGTACCTAGAATGAGGTGCAATTATGAGTAGAAAGATCCTTTCAAGTTATGACAGATTTGATGAAAGAACATTCAACCACTGTCAGAAGGAAAGTTATTATATTGCTACTAATAAATATTCATCAGGTTTCTGGGGAGTTAAATTACACCAAGTAATAAAAGGTGTGAATGACAGTTCCTTTGGGGCAGGtaagaactggaagaaaacatcTCCCAGGAATGCTCATATAATCCAAACACCTTGCCCCTATTGACACTTCTTTTCATATTCTCTTGATTAGTCTGTTTTCTGCCCAGTAAAGCTTTTGTAAAGCTCCAGCCTGCGAAACTCTCCATCCTCTGTCTCATTCACAATGGTCCAAAACCCAGAAGGGTCCTTTTGGGTGCTTTGTGTTATTTCTGACACCTAAGACATCTATCTTCCCCACCTATCCCGTGAATTAAAGCTAGTATGAGAGGAGCTGTAAAAGCCTGTTCCCAACCTGAAGTCAACAAGAGCCCATCTGACTAATTGGGCTTTGGATAAGGTCCAAAAGGGCATATTGCCAGAAGCTGTCTTGTGTGAAACACCACTGCAATCACTAGAATGACACTAATTGTATGTGGTATGAGGATGCCTTCTCCTGTCTCCATCTCTTCCCATTCCAGGAAGGAGGCTGATGAGCTAGCAGAAAACTCTTCCTGTTCTCCacctgaaatgttttctgtctgtTCATTTCATCCACTGTTCAGGGTTTTGGAGTTTGCCAGTAGCAGCTGAAAATGTAACAGGAGAACTTAAGGACTAGTGTTTGTGCAGAGCAAATCGCACTTTGGTCTGTGTTTGGTGTAGTATTTGGCTTTCTACTCTGCATGTTGGAAAATACAAATAGGAAGTGTACACAGAGGTTCTCCTAGAAACAGCAAATGGATATGGCCAAAGCCATGAACTGCTTGGCTAGGTCGCCTTGGAAAGCAATTACcaacagaagacagaggaaCTATtcaaagagataaaataatttattttcttttaatctagtTTCTCTTCAAGTTTGGTTTGATCCTTATTTAAATCAAGTTTCATTTCCTCCAtctgattttgtgtttttaggATGTTGATAGAAAAAATGGTAACTAACAGTAACACTTGTGTATTTTATCCGGTGCCTTTTGCAATAGCAAGACAGCATGTGTGCCTTGACCAGAGATTGCTACCAATTTCTTCAAGCATCTCAGCTTATCTCaacaatcttttcttttgtgtgtacCTGCACCTGTATGTGTGCCTTTTGTGTATCTTTTAACAGATACTTCAACTGTAAGTAATGCAAGACCAGGActgtcttttctgttgcttgtaAACAGCACACAGTggggcacctctgctgcccaGAGTCTCTTGGTGCCACTACAAGATAGGCTAATAATTAATCGGAAGAAGTGCACCTTGCAATAACATTAACAGGTGGCCTATCAGTTGCTCTAATTTGAATCACCATGTTAATCATTTCTATTCCTTTGCCTGGTCCAACTGGCTTAGCCGAAAGAAGATGAGTGCTGTGTTTCTCGTGCTTTTGGTGTCCACTGCAAATGTCGGTGCCTTGCTGGAAGAGGGCCAGCTGAGACGGGAGCCTCGGCGCCTGTCGTGTGTGCGGTGCTGCCGGCCTTCAGAGCAGCCCGTCCCCATCGCCTCCTCGCGGTACACGAGGATGAGCAATGACCCTGCCTATTCACTTCCCAAAGTCCAGCCCACCATAGATATCACCATCCTCAAAGGTGGGTAAAGCTGACACTTTTTTTGTCTTACATGTTCACGCTTTTTTGCAAGATGTGCTCCTCCCCCACGCTGAGAAAcctattttatattatttactgaaaaaaaggtCAAGGGGTGACATGACACAGGCAATACATGCGTGCGAGCAAGAAGAGATGACAAAAAGCTCtaattcttcaggaaaagacaaTGTGAAACTGTATCACTGGAAGCTTAGGTTAGACCACACTAGAAACCAGCTGCAAATGTTATCTCAGAATCACAAAAAGGTAGAATAAGGTATAAAGAATGAGCACACTCTTACTTACTTTTTCATATCACATTTCTGTCTCATTATGGTAGAGCTCAAAGAAAAGTTAAGCATATCAGAGACATCACAGGGAGTTCTGCAAGCAGGAATTTGTAGATTGGACAAACCCAGCAGCCTCCCAGGCCCAAACCAGACCTCAGCCAAATCTGCAAATTTTTCTTGCCTGCCCTTCTGCACAGAGGGGCTGTGCGTGTAAACAGTTGGGCCAGCCGGTGGAGTTTCACTGTCGGAATTATTTTGAACATTGACGTGACCTCAGTGGAGCCAAGATTTTACctgtcattttttcctttttgttccaTTCATATTGTTACTCACATCTGaattggcatttttttcctgttcccagAGATAAGGGCCTAAACTTTGTAGATTAACAGTGCCCAAATGGAGGCACTGTTAAAAACTCAGTAACTTAGAGCTTGTCAATATACTTAGAACTGCCCACGCCTGGAAACTACATCAGAAGTGGCTTGTTCATGTAATGAGTGGCCAGTCAGTGAGAGAGCATCATCTCATGATGATGCAAAACTGAGATTGAGAAGGGGGCCAATGTCTGACTGATGTGTCTAGATACCTGTGTTTGTCAAAACAGTATTTGATTAAGTACTTTGGTAGTTGTCTCCAGCTGGATGTGTCTGCCGCTAGGGCTTCCCATGCTTGTCTTTGACAAGGTTTTCCTTTATGCTCACAGGTGAGAAGGgtgaaatgggagaaaaaggGTACCCTGGAGCagtgggaaaggaaggagagagaggtcTACGTGGCTATAATGGACGAAAGGGCCAGAAAGGCCAGCCTGGCCCGCAAGGCCATTCCTGCAAGCAGCTCTATGCTGCTTTTTCAGTGGGTCGGAGAAAACCCCTTCATAGCTCAGACTATTTCCAGCACGTCATTTTTGACACGGAGTTTGTGAACCTCTACAAGCACTTCAACATGTTCTCGGGGAAGTTCTTCTGCTATGTGCCAGGAGTCTACTACTTCAGCCTCAATGTCCACACCTGGAACTTCAAGGAGACCTATCTACACTTGATGAAGAACGAGAAAGAGATGGCCATCCTCTATGCTCAGCCCAGTGATCGGAGCATCATGCAGAGCCAAAGCCTGATGCTGGACctgcaggaaggagaggaggtcTGGGTGCGGATGTTCAAGCGAGAGCGAGAAAATGCCATCTATAGTGAGGAGTCTGATGTTTACATCATCTTCAATGGCCATCTAATCAAGCCAGCTGTAGAGTAGCTGTTCTTCAGCTTTAGGCTCCAAGCTTTGGTAGGGATTTTGCCAGATGCATTAACATTTTCCCTCTTAGAAGTGCACATGTCTAGCTCCACTTGGAAAGATTATGGCTGGCAGCATCTTGGCCTGTGGATGGGGACATCTGTGCAGGCCACGGAGAGGGTGTCCGTGTGGATGGAGGGGCTGGTGTTCTGAGGTTATGCAAATTGTGTGAGTACAGAGAAGGCTTTAACCCTTCTGTGCTCCTGCAGATGAAGCACACAGAAGGCCTCAGTCTGCAGCCCAGTATAGGTTCCCAGTAACATCTATGGCTGAATAGTCTGCCAGGTCCGTAGCAAAAATTTAACCTCTTTGCTCTGCTTTAAAGAAGACATTTTAATTAGATCTAAGGACCATCTTCAGATACCAGTTAAGGAATGTAATTACTCCTACAGCATTACTGAGATATCTTTGCAACGTGCAGTAACTGCTAATAAAATGAAGTGTCCACATTCTGCCATCATTTACACCAGCTCCAGCTCtactcgggggggggggggaggggcaagAATGCAGCACGGTTTAGAAGAATATATTGCACAGTACTTTTACtcaaaattatgtttttgttCCATTTCATGTAATATTACATCCTGAGAGCATAATGTGAGAATTGCATAAATAACAGCACACTGATCTGGCAAAGCTATTTCAGAGGCACATAGTTTCAAGCACAAGTGTTGCCGCATGCAATAACTTTGCCAGACTGCTGTATTCTTAACAACACTTCCCTCATAAGAACATCCAGCATGGGTggaaatctgtattttccatttcaatgaAAACTATGGGCCCTACCTTAGGATCTGATTTATGAATACTCACTGCTGAGTGGGAATTTAAGGACATCAGCATTTCTGAACATTACTGTCTTATAGCTCACTAATTTCTagaaactggagaagaaaatcaggaagaaaaaatattttattgcaaacagtgatttgttttttgtaaaatgtaCTGATATAACAGCGGAGAGGTACATGCAGCAGCAAGAAGCCTTGTTTTCAGCAGTTCCTCTTCCCCAGAGCCCCAGTCTCTTGTTTGCATTGTAAAACGTTTGTATGAACGATGGAGCAAAAGGTCTTGCTATGCAGACTGCTTCAGTGCTGTACCTCCTCTATCCACAGCTGTTTAGAAAAGTCGCTAAAATAAAGATAGTGCTTTGAGTACCCCGGCTTTGTTTATCTTATTTCCATGTGCTTTTCACAGTACAGGACTAAAAGCAGCAGTCTGAACATCCAGTCCCACATAATCATCTAGGGTGgcaattttatttactttagtGCCAAAAGACTCCAGAAACTAGAGTGTCACCTTCAATTCCTTTCCTTGCAGGCTGGTAAACAGCTGTCATCTGGTATCAAGAAGAGGAGTTAACAACCTCTTGCTGAAAAGTAGATACCAAACTTCTTAAAGGTCTCACAACCTTAGTGAAGAGAGAAACTTTTAAACTAGCCTATCTGCAAAGTGAAAGTGTGGTGAAAATGGATCCGTGCGCCTTGAAACATCATGTCAAGCACTGCTTCCATcacagcctgcagcagctctgtgaaggGAGAGCGGGAAACTCTCACGGCTTTAAAAAATGCTCCCAAAGGACAGCAAAGACGTTTTATGTGGATTCTCTCCTGACCTGCTATCAAATACCCCAGCAGCTTCAGTCAGGCCATTGcacagcatttcctttttctttttttcttttttttttttctttccctccttccttaaaaaaagctTCCTAATCTGCAGTTTCCATTAGGGTGGTGGTAAAAGCCCTAATGGCTGCATTGCTTATTTGCAGCATGCAACTTAGCACTGAGAGCACTAACAGGGAGATGCCAGAGCAAACACCCACAACCAGAAACATCCCCACTGCATTGGACTCAGTGATGGCATctgcagtttgtttttccctagcTGTACATCACATTGGAGAGagcttaaaagcttttttttttttttttttttttttgctttgtttctagcttttgcagctgcagaaagtCATACCTCGCTGCCTGGCTGGTTTTAGGGTACCGCTGGCAGAGGGGCACGTGGGCTGCGCAGAGAGGCTTGTGGCAGAGCAGGGATCATTCAGCAAGGCTGAAACCACCATGGGGCTGTCTAACATTCTTCACATATTGAGTGGTTTCACCACAGCTTCGTCTCGCCCTTTCTGTAGCTTGCTGCACTGActatgattaaaaagaaaaaaaaaaacaatctagCCCTCTTAAAATGTCATAGCCAGCTGGAGTTATTGACAGCGCTTAATCCAGCgctagaaaaaaaacacacacagagtgTGTTTATGTTCAACCTGCACTGATTCTGGAAAAGTTACTTGCTACTAGGAAGCAAGGAAAAAtccatatatacatatttatatatacatatgtatatctTCCTAACACCTCTGTAACATGCAATTAGAGAGACTCTGATTAGCTAAATGATAGCACACATTCAAAATGCTCTTGACTGATATGTCAGTGTTATAAGTAGGTAAATCACTAAAGCCACATTCGCTTCAGGTGCTGAATAACCTTTCAAACAAATCAAAGTGATTGCTGCTGTATGCACATTAATACTGTTAACTATTTGTATTGAAGAACTAGAACTTTCACTTCACAACATCagaaaccaaaaggaaaaacagccgTGGAACTAGAGGTTGCACTGCTGGTGCTGCAGACAAAGCCTCCTGTTCAGCTTGGCATTCAAATACAGTTTCAGATACAGATATTTAGAGGATACAGATGCACTACTCATATTTTAGACTGCACATATCAGAACAAAGTTGCTATTAGGATTTTACTGGTTTTGTTTacacatgcttaaaaaaattatttcctaatttttggaaaaaaatgtacaaagaaATTTCTGCAGCCACCTTTTGAATGCACCTATCGTTTTTCTCCAATTTCAAGGGCTAGAATAAACATCCCTATTTGGAGAAATTTAATAAGCCAATCCCAGCGTACAAATATTTGAGACCTACTCATAAACATACAGGCAGTTTGCCAGGGCCTCTCATATGGTAGAATTTAAATTCCTTCTTTCCAGGAATACGTGGCATGGACAACTAGACttaaca contains:
- the C1QTNF8 gene encoding complement C1q tumor necrosis factor-related protein 8, with protein sequence MSAVFLVLLVSTANVGALLEEGQLRREPRRLSCVRCCRPSEQPVPIASSRYTRMSNDPAYSLPKVQPTIDITILKGEKGEMGEKGYPGAVGKEGERGLRGYNGRKGQKGQPGPQGHSCKQLYAAFSVGRRKPLHSSDYFQHVIFDTEFVNLYKHFNMFSGKFFCYVPGVYYFSLNVHTWNFKETYLHLMKNEKEMAILYAQPSDRSIMQSQSLMLDLQEGEEVWVRMFKRERENAIYSEESDVYIIFNGHLIKPAVE